A single region of the Methylocystis echinoides genome encodes:
- the lspA gene encoding signal peptidase II: MPLLSASPRRIGLAAAVLAAFLDQTHKYWMLHVFGIEARQPVTLTPFLDIVLSWNHGVSYSLFPAHETAGRALLLAGQSVIVAGLLWWLWRVESRLQALAIGLVIGGAFGNAIDRLARGAVADFFYLHTTLPVGPLANYVFNVADVAITAGVVLLLYESFFPPPPPAEGVA; encoded by the coding sequence GTGCCGCTTCTCTCAGCCTCGCCCCGCCGCATCGGCCTCGCCGCCGCCGTCCTGGCCGCGTTTCTCGACCAGACCCACAAATACTGGATGCTGCATGTCTTCGGCATAGAGGCGCGCCAGCCCGTCACGCTCACGCCCTTCCTCGATATCGTGCTGTCCTGGAACCATGGGGTCTCCTATTCGCTCTTTCCCGCCCATGAGACCGCCGGCCGGGCGCTGCTGCTCGCCGGGCAGAGCGTCATTGTCGCGGGGCTGCTGTGGTGGCTGTGGCGGGTCGAAAGCCGGCTTCAGGCCCTCGCCATCGGTCTCGTCATTGGCGGCGCCTTCGGCAATGCGATCGACCGGCTGGCGCGCGGCGCCGTCGCCGATTTCTTCTATCTGCACACGACTTTGCCGGTCGGACCGCTGGCCAATTACGTGTTCAACGTCGCCGATGTGGCGATCACGGCGGGGGTGGTTCTG
- a CDS encoding TonB-dependent receptor plug domain-containing protein, with protein sequence MTLPQFLRGGASAVALLCVFDSAASAQQALPTISIGPARPGLSRGPSVSHGGSGARGSGPTTAAPQLAQVQEVVVETATRTQKKVSEAPGDLTVFSENYIQRRDAPRIGAIIRDAPGIYSWGNSLGYASPSANRAGRFSFRGISGQNRTLFLLDDQIMNDPMFGSFNYAQYFMDDIQRIETLPGASSALYGANAYAGVVRAFSVVPEKREVLARGETTFGEFSRQSGDVIYRDRLPNGLGWSAGGRWEGSVPFRDNIIQRALVPPYVAGAVPTVTSQGQSIWNLGLQGEAKYRDANAHLKLYYDYDAATSVRGGVSYFLANSMQGYFESYAPLSSYQRYNAAVTPANRLTPSAFLGAGLAYETTLTAFGSARHRFSEESEVRLNINNMARVYRFTTPSVAPNSNAWALGGDGVYNNYPQNLFSANVQYTFPVKFLPFFAHQFTTGAGVDNGVAAFQSYNVKDWTNFGSSTAFTGSMQGQSRFVWGFVQDEIKVTPWLTAYLGGRVDWWTTSGVRASSTAPMDRFAEQGVVNFNPKVSLVANMPWPDGVLRASAGRAFRPPTLNALYVDSTRGNVRSFSNPDLKPETAISWEVGYEQYFQKTGTFAKATFFESWLSDYNSVRRLPAPTIIQTWSTTVNTGEAVVRGFEITGSQTLTDWLTAYVTYTNVFDATTLEAPDQPETVGKRLQNAPRNLFNASLEANYGDWTGTLTGRYTADSYDLATNADWVRGVYGSFDRFWQLDARVSWKPVKFAEVYFAGNNMLGRYYQFTVNPGAFFTAGLKLTY encoded by the coding sequence ATGACCCTCCCGCAGTTCCTGCGCGGCGGCGCGTCCGCCGTCGCCCTTCTTTGCGTCTTCGATTCCGCCGCCAGCGCCCAGCAGGCGCTTCCCACCATCAGCATCGGCCCGGCGCGTCCGGGCCTGTCGCGCGGCCCCTCCGTCAGCCATGGCGGCTCGGGGGCGCGCGGCTCCGGTCCGACGACTGCCGCGCCGCAGCTGGCGCAGGTGCAGGAAGTCGTCGTCGAGACGGCGACGCGCACCCAAAAGAAGGTGAGCGAGGCGCCCGGCGACCTCACCGTCTTCAGCGAAAACTATATTCAGCGCCGCGACGCGCCCCGCATCGGCGCGATCATTCGCGACGCGCCCGGCATTTATTCGTGGGGCAACAGCCTCGGCTATGCGTCCCCCTCCGCCAATCGCGCCGGCCGCTTCTCCTTCCGCGGCATTTCGGGCCAGAACCGCACCCTGTTCCTGCTCGACGACCAGATCATGAACGATCCGATGTTCGGCTCGTTCAACTATGCGCAATATTTCATGGACGACATCCAGCGGATCGAAACGCTTCCCGGCGCCTCCTCCGCGCTCTATGGCGCCAACGCCTATGCGGGCGTGGTGCGCGCCTTCAGCGTCGTGCCCGAAAAACGCGAGGTGCTGGCGCGCGGCGAAACGACCTTCGGCGAGTTCTCGCGTCAATCCGGCGACGTCATCTATCGCGATCGCCTGCCGAACGGGCTCGGCTGGAGCGCCGGCGGACGCTGGGAAGGCAGCGTGCCGTTCCGCGACAACATCATCCAGCGCGCGCTGGTTCCGCCCTATGTCGCAGGCGCCGTTCCGACCGTCACCTCGCAGGGCCAGTCGATCTGGAATCTCGGCTTGCAGGGAGAGGCGAAATATCGCGACGCCAACGCCCATCTGAAACTCTATTACGATTATGACGCGGCGACGAGCGTGCGGGGCGGCGTCAGCTATTTTCTCGCCAATTCGATGCAGGGCTATTTCGAAAGCTACGCCCCGCTGTCGTCCTATCAGCGCTACAACGCCGCTGTGACCCCGGCGAACCGGTTGACGCCTAGCGCCTTCCTCGGCGCCGGCCTCGCCTATGAAACGACGCTCACCGCCTTCGGCTCGGCGCGCCACAGATTCTCGGAAGAGTCGGAGGTCCGGCTCAATATCAACAACATGGCGCGCGTCTATCGATTCACGACGCCCTCCGTCGCGCCGAACTCCAACGCCTGGGCGCTGGGCGGCGACGGCGTCTACAACAATTATCCGCAGAACCTCTTCAGCGCGAATGTGCAATACACCTTCCCGGTGAAGTTCCTGCCGTTCTTCGCGCACCAGTTTACGACCGGCGCGGGCGTGGACAATGGCGTCGCGGCCTTCCAGTCGTACAATGTGAAGGACTGGACCAATTTCGGCTCGTCAACGGCCTTCACGGGCAGCATGCAGGGCCAGTCGCGCTTCGTCTGGGGCTTCGTGCAGGACGAAATCAAGGTGACTCCCTGGCTCACCGCCTATCTCGGGGGCCGCGTCGACTGGTGGACGACAAGCGGCGTGAGGGCCAGTTCGACGGCGCCCATGGACAGATTCGCCGAGCAGGGCGTCGTGAACTTCAATCCGAAAGTGTCGCTTGTCGCCAATATGCCCTGGCCAGACGGCGTGCTGCGCGCTTCGGCCGGGCGCGCCTTCCGACCGCCGACGCTGAACGCGCTTTATGTCGACAGCACACGCGGCAATGTGCGCAGTTTCTCCAATCCCGATCTGAAGCCGGAAACCGCCATCTCCTGGGAAGTCGGCTATGAGCAGTATTTCCAGAAGACAGGCACATTCGCCAAGGCGACCTTCTTCGAGAGCTGGCTCTCCGACTATAATTCGGTGCGTCGCCTGCCGGCGCCGACCATCATCCAGACATGGAGCACGACGGTGAATACCGGCGAAGCGGTCGTGCGCGGGTTCGAAATCACCGGCTCGCAGACGCTCACCGACTGGCTGACGGCCTATGTCACCTACACAAATGTGTTCGACGCCACGACGCTGGAGGCGCCGGATCAGCCGGAGACGGTCGGCAAGCGCCTGCAGAATGCGCCGCGCAATCTCTTCAACGCCTCGCTCGAAGCCAATTACGGCGACTGGACCGGCACGCTCACCGGCCGCTACACGGCGGACAGTTACGATCTGGCCACCAATGCGGACTGGGTGCGCGGCGTCTATGGCAGTTTCGACCGCTTCTGGCAGCTCGACGCGCGCGTGTCCTGGAAGCCGGTCAAATTCGCGGAGGTGTATTTCGCCGGAAACAACATGCTGGGTCGCTATTACCAGTTCACCGTCAATCCCGGCGCCTTTTTCACCGCGGGGCTTAAATTGACCTACTGA
- a CDS encoding sialidase family protein yields the protein MCAAALIAAPALAEEAGSAASAGADHAAHGDGADHAAHGGGGDHSRHVMRLPNGVVSLDVVAEGAKLHLLTGRHNEKGTTVWHQISTDEGKNWSTEVEVQGPPGAGATVTRGSDARLAAVGGKLVAMWMSHVEGAQHGGAGPMVSARSEDSGKSWTPLPGPADWPKGPHSFFTLTSDGKTLHAAWLDSRDGPPPAPGAQGLRYAFSGDAGSTWSKNETLDVASCACCWTTSKADASGNLYVLYRDKQPSDMAIGVVDAKSRQWTRLASVGAFGWDFPGCPHIGGGLAIKGGKKPEIHAVVGTRKKENAGFYHLKSDDGGHSWSAPVRLGDDSATHGDIALGRDGRLAVVWDMVDPEANDGTLAIYAATSTDDGASWTAAKRLSQLKITASHPRVVATKSGFLALWTEQPGANEQRLATRSIGKNLELGQAER from the coding sequence TTGTGCGCTGCGGCATTGATCGCGGCGCCGGCGCTTGCCGAGGAGGCCGGCTCGGCCGCCTCCGCCGGCGCCGATCATGCGGCCCATGGCGACGGCGCCGATCATGCGGCCCATGGCGGCGGGGGCGATCATTCCCGGCATGTCATGCGCCTGCCGAATGGCGTCGTGAGCCTCGACGTCGTCGCGGAGGGCGCGAAGCTGCATCTGCTCACCGGCCGCCATAATGAAAAGGGAACGACGGTCTGGCATCAGATCTCGACCGACGAGGGAAAGAACTGGTCGACGGAGGTTGAGGTGCAGGGGCCGCCCGGCGCGGGGGCGACGGTGACGCGCGGTTCCGACGCACGCCTCGCCGCCGTGGGCGGGAAGCTCGTCGCCATGTGGATGAGCCATGTCGAGGGCGCCCAGCATGGCGGCGCGGGTCCGATGGTCTCGGCGCGTTCCGAGGATAGCGGCAAGAGCTGGACCCCGCTGCCCGGTCCCGCCGACTGGCCGAAGGGGCCGCATTCCTTCTTCACCCTGACGTCGGACGGCAAGACCCTGCACGCCGCCTGGCTCGACAGCCGTGACGGGCCTCCGCCGGCGCCCGGCGCCCAGGGCCTGCGCTACGCCTTCTCCGGCGACGCGGGCTCGACATGGTCGAAAAACGAGACGCTCGACGTCGCCTCCTGCGCCTGCTGCTGGACGACGAGCAAGGCGGACGCCTCCGGAAATCTCTACGTGCTCTATCGCGACAAGCAGCCGTCCGACATGGCGATCGGCGTCGTCGACGCGAAAAGCCGTCAATGGACGCGCCTCGCGTCGGTGGGGGCCTTCGGCTGGGATTTCCCCGGCTGTCCCCATATCGGCGGCGGGCTTGCGATCAAGGGCGGCAAGAAGCCGGAGATCCATGCCGTCGTCGGCACGCGCAAGAAGGAGAACGCCGGCTTCTACCACCTCAAATCCGACGATGGCGGCCACAGCTGGTCCGCGCCCGTGCGTCTGGGCGACGACTCCGCGACCCATGGCGACATCGCGCTCGGCCGGGACGGCCGCCTCGCCGTCGTCTGGGACATGGTCGATCCCGAAGCCAATGACGGCACGCTGGCGATCTATGCCGCCACCTCGACCGACGACGGCGCGAGCTGGACGGCGGCGAAACGTCTGTCGCAGCTCAAGATCACCGCCTCGCATCCGCGTGTCGTGGCGACGAAGTCCGGCTTCCTCGCGCTTTGGACCGAGCAGCCCGGCGCCAATGAGCAGCGTCTCGCGACCAGGTCGATCGGCAAAAATCTGGAGCTCGGCCAGGCCGAGCGTTGA
- the groES gene encoding co-chaperone GroES — MAFRPLHDRIVVKRIEGEEKTKGGIIIPDTAKEKPQEGKVVAVGPGARDESGKLVPLDVKAGDRVLFGKWSGTEVKIDGDDLLIMKESDILGIVE; from the coding sequence ATGGCGTTCCGTCCCCTGCACGACCGGATCGTGGTCAAGCGCATCGAAGGCGAAGAGAAGACCAAGGGCGGCATCATCATCCCCGACACCGCAAAGGAAAAGCCCCAGGAGGGCAAGGTGGTCGCGGTCGGCCCCGGCGCCCGTGACGAGAGCGGCAAGCTGGTCCCCCTCGATGTGAAGGCCGGCGACCGCGTGCTGTTCGGCAAGTGGTCCGGCACCGAAGTCAAGATCGACGGCGACGACCTGTTGATCATGAAGGAGAGCGACATCCTGGGCATCGTCGAATAA
- the groL gene encoding chaperonin GroEL (60 kDa chaperone family; promotes refolding of misfolded polypeptides especially under stressful conditions; forms two stacked rings of heptamers to form a barrel-shaped 14mer; ends can be capped by GroES; misfolded proteins enter the barrel where they are refolded when GroES binds), which produces MAAKDVRFSTDARDRILRGVEVLANAVKVTLGPKGRNVVIEKSFGAPRITKDGVTVAKEIELADKFENLGAQLVREVASKQNDLAGDGTTTATVLAAAIAKEGAKAVAAGLNPMDLKRGVDLAVEAIVADLKAHSKKVTSNDEIAQVGTISANGDTFIGEEIAKAMQKVGNEGVITVEEAKSLETETDIVEGMQFDRGYLSPYFITNAEKMIAELDDAYLLIHEKKLSTLQPLLPILEAVVQTGKPLVIVAEDIEGEALATLVVNKLRGGLKIAAVKAPGFGDRRKAMLEDIAILTGGQMIAEDLGIKLENVSLPMLGRAKRVRIEKENTTIIDGAGDKKDIEARIAQIKGQIEETTSDYDREKLQERLAKLAGGVAVIRVGGATEVEVKEKKDRVDDALNATRAAVEEGVSPGGGVALLRAIKALPGVKVANSDQQTGVEIVRKAIQAPARQIVDNAGGDGAVVVGKLLESSDYGFGFDAQKGEFGDLIKLGIIDPTKVVRTALQDAASIAGLIITTEATITETPKKEAPAMPGGGMGGMGGMDF; this is translated from the coding sequence ATGGCTGCCAAAGACGTCCGCTTTTCCACCGACGCCCGCGACCGCATTCTGCGCGGCGTGGAAGTTCTCGCCAACGCCGTCAAGGTCACGCTTGGCCCCAAGGGTCGTAACGTCGTGATCGAGAAGAGCTTCGGCGCGCCGCGCATCACCAAGGACGGCGTCACCGTCGCCAAGGAAATCGAGCTCGCCGACAAGTTCGAGAATCTCGGCGCCCAGCTCGTCCGCGAAGTCGCCTCCAAGCAGAACGACCTTGCCGGCGACGGCACCACCACCGCGACCGTCCTCGCCGCCGCCATCGCCAAGGAAGGCGCCAAGGCCGTGGCCGCCGGTCTCAACCCGATGGATCTGAAGCGCGGCGTGGATCTCGCCGTCGAGGCCATCGTCGCCGACCTCAAGGCCCATTCCAAGAAGGTCACCTCCAACGACGAGATCGCCCAGGTCGGCACCATCTCGGCCAATGGCGACACCTTCATCGGCGAAGAGATCGCCAAGGCCATGCAGAAGGTCGGCAATGAGGGCGTCATCACGGTCGAGGAGGCCAAGAGCCTCGAGACCGAGACCGACATCGTCGAGGGCATGCAGTTCGATCGCGGCTATCTGTCGCCTTACTTCATCACCAACGCCGAGAAGATGATCGCCGAGCTCGACGACGCTTACCTGCTCATCCACGAGAAGAAGCTGTCGACGCTGCAGCCGCTGCTGCCGATCCTCGAGGCCGTCGTCCAGACCGGCAAGCCGCTGGTCATCGTCGCCGAGGACATCGAGGGCGAGGCGCTCGCCACGCTCGTCGTCAACAAGCTGCGCGGCGGTCTGAAGATCGCGGCCGTGAAGGCGCCGGGCTTCGGCGACCGTCGCAAGGCCATGCTCGAAGACATCGCCATCCTCACGGGCGGCCAGATGATCGCCGAGGATCTCGGCATCAAGCTCGAGAACGTGTCGCTCCCCATGCTCGGCCGCGCCAAGCGCGTGCGCATCGAGAAGGAGAACACCACGATCATCGACGGCGCCGGCGACAAGAAGGACATCGAGGCCCGCATCGCCCAGATCAAGGGCCAGATTGAGGAGACGACCTCCGACTACGACCGTGAGAAGCTCCAGGAGCGTCTCGCCAAGCTCGCGGGCGGCGTCGCGGTCATCCGCGTCGGCGGCGCGACCGAGGTCGAGGTCAAGGAGAAGAAGGACCGCGTCGACGACGCCCTCAATGCGACCCGCGCGGCGGTCGAGGAAGGCGTGTCCCCCGGCGGCGGCGTCGCGCTGCTGCGCGCCATCAAGGCGCTCCCGGGCGTCAAGGTCGCCAACTCCGACCAGCAGACGGGCGTCGAGATCGTGCGCAAGGCCATCCAGGCCCCGGCGCGCCAGATCGTCGACAACGCCGGCGGCGACGGCGCCGTGGTTGTCGGCAAGCTGCTCGAGTCCTCGGACTATGGCTTCGGCTTCGACGCCCAGAAGGGCGAGTTCGGCGATCTGATCAAGCTCGGCATCATCGACCCGACCAAGGTCGTGCGCACCGCGCTGCAGGACGCCGCGTCGATCGCCGGTCTGATCATCACCACCGAGGCGACGATCACCGAGACGCCGAAGAAGGAAGCCCCCGCGATGCCGGGCGGCGGCATGGGCGGCATGGGCGGCATGGACTTCTAA
- a CDS encoding aa3-type cytochrome c oxidase subunit IV, whose product MASNRGSASTDADWAEHMKTYNGFLWLLKFSAGASAATLAALYLLFAR is encoded by the coding sequence ATGGCGAGCAATCGCGGGTCGGCGTCGACGGACGCGGACTGGGCCGAACACATGAAAACCTACAATGGGTTCCTCTGGCTGCTGAAGTTCTCGGCGGGAGCCTCGGCGGCAACCCTGGCCGCCCTTTACCTGCTCTTCGCGCGCTAA
- a CDS encoding Re/Si-specific NAD(P)(+) transhydrogenase subunit alpha, translating into MRIAVTAETDKAEPRVAATPETVKKFVALGADVAVQSGAGAGAGIADADYAAAGAAVAPDAAAALAGADILLRVRRPAAAELAGARPGLAVISIMDPFGNEAALAALAQSGATAFAMEFMPRITRAQSMDVLSSQANIAGYRAVIDAAAEYGRSFPMMMTAAGTVPAAKVFIMGVGVAGLQAIATARRLGAIVTATDVRPATKEQVESLGAKFLAVENEEFQQAQTAGGYAKEMSKEYQAAQAELTASHIAKQDIVITTALIPGRPAPRLISADMVRAMRPGSVIVDLAAERGGNCELTRPGETAVENGVKIVGALNLPGRMASTASSLYARNLLAFVETLVSKETKQLAINWDDELVKATALTRDGAVIDERFKKA; encoded by the coding sequence ATGCGCATTGCCGTAACGGCCGAAACGGATAAAGCCGAGCCGCGCGTCGCGGCGACGCCGGAGACAGTCAAGAAATTCGTCGCCCTCGGCGCCGACGTCGCGGTTCAGTCCGGGGCGGGCGCCGGGGCCGGCATTGCAGACGCCGATTACGCGGCCGCCGGCGCCGCCGTCGCGCCTGACGCCGCCGCGGCCCTCGCCGGCGCCGACATCCTGTTGCGGGTGCGCCGCCCGGCCGCCGCCGAACTCGCCGGCGCCAGGCCCGGCCTCGCCGTCATCTCCATCATGGACCCCTTCGGCAACGAGGCGGCGCTCGCCGCGCTCGCCCAGTCCGGCGCGACCGCCTTCGCCATGGAGTTCATGCCGCGCATCACCCGCGCGCAGTCGATGGACGTGCTCTCGTCGCAGGCCAACATCGCCGGCTATCGCGCGGTGATCGACGCGGCGGCCGAATATGGCCGCTCCTTTCCCATGATGATGACCGCCGCCGGCACGGTGCCGGCCGCCAAGGTCTTCATCATGGGCGTCGGCGTGGCGGGGCTTCAGGCCATCGCCACGGCGCGCCGCCTCGGCGCCATCGTCACCGCGACCGACGTGCGCCCCGCCACCAAGGAGCAGGTGGAATCGCTCGGCGCCAAATTTCTGGCCGTCGAGAACGAGGAATTCCAGCAGGCGCAGACGGCCGGCGGCTACGCCAAGGAAATGTCGAAGGAATATCAGGCCGCGCAGGCCGAGCTCACCGCGAGTCACATCGCCAAGCAGGATATCGTCATCACCACGGCGCTCATTCCCGGCCGGCCGGCGCCGCGACTCATCTCGGCGGACATGGTGCGCGCCATGCGCCCGGGCTCGGTGATTGTCGATCTCGCCGCCGAGCGCGGCGGCAATTGCGAACTGACGCGACCCGGCGAGACGGCGGTGGAGAACGGCGTGAAGATCGTCGGCGCGCTCAATCTTCCAGGCCGCATGGCGTCCACGGCGTCGAGCCTTTACGCGCGGAATCTGCTCGCCTTCGTCGAGACGCTCGTCTCCAAGGAGACGAAGCAGCTTGCCATCAACTGGGACGACGAGCTCGTCAAGGCCACCGCGCTGACGCGCGACGGCGCCGTCATCGACGAACGTTTCAAGAAAGCCTGA
- a CDS encoding NAD(P) transhydrogenase subunit alpha has translation MTDSTQQLLDKARTAAEAARQLADQAQHYSEEIAQTAAAVTSHGLGGGAIDPVVFRLAIFALAVFVGYYVVWSVTPALHTPLMSVTNAISSVIVVGALLSVGVEAASVTDSGADWARWFGFIALILACVNIFGGFLVTERMLAMYKKKG, from the coding sequence ATGACCGACTCTACGCAGCAATTGCTTGACAAGGCGCGCACCGCCGCCGAGGCCGCGCGCCAGCTCGCGGATCAGGCGCAGCATTATTCCGAGGAAATCGCACAGACGGCGGCGGCGGTGACGTCGCACGGGCTCGGCGGCGGCGCCATCGACCCGGTGGTGTTCCGCCTCGCGATTTTCGCGCTGGCGGTGTTCGTCGGCTATTACGTGGTGTGGTCGGTGACGCCGGCGCTGCATACGCCGCTGATGTCCGTCACCAACGCCATTTCCTCGGTCATTGTCGTCGGCGCGCTGCTTTCCGTGGGCGTCGAGGCGGCGAGCGTGACGGACTCGGGCGCCGATTGGGCGCGCTGGTTCGGGTTCATCGCCCTGATCCTCGCCTGCGTGAACATCTTCGGCGGCTTCCTCGTCACCGAACGCATGCTCGCCATGTATAAAAAGAAGGGCTGA
- a CDS encoding NAD(P)(+) transhydrogenase (Re/Si-specific) subunit beta, with protein MSANLAALLYLVAGVLFILALRGLSSPATSREGNRFGMIGMAVAVATTLLLHLPPLSGFLLILIGAGAGGGLGAYVAQKVPMTAMPELVAFFHSLVGLAAVLVAGSAFFAPHAFGIGAPGHIEGGSLFEMSLGAAIGAITFTGSIIAFLKLSERMSGKPILLPNRHTINIALGVALVTLIALFVGTESGFWLFLLILVSFTLGVTLIIPIGGADMPVVVSMLNSYSGWAAAGIGFTLGNLALIITGALVGSSGAILSYIMCKGMNRSFISVILGGFGGETVAAAGAKETRNVKQGSPEDAAYIMQNSGKIIIVPGYGMAVAQAQHALREMADMLKKEGVEVSYAIHPVAGRMPGHMNVLLAEANVPYDEVFELEDINSEFGQADVAFVIGANDVTNPAAKTDKSSAIYGMPILDVEKAKTVLFLKRGMGSGYAGVENELFFRPNTMMLFGDAKKTVEAIVKSLGH; from the coding sequence ATGAGCGCGAATCTCGCAGCCCTTCTCTATCTCGTCGCCGGCGTTCTGTTCATTCTCGCGCTGCGCGGCCTTTCCTCGCCGGCGACCTCGCGCGAGGGCAACCGCTTCGGCATGATCGGCATGGCGGTCGCCGTGGCGACGACGCTGTTGCTGCATCTGCCGCCGCTGTCCGGCTTCCTGCTGATCCTGATCGGCGCGGGGGCGGGCGGCGGGCTCGGCGCCTATGTCGCCCAGAAGGTGCCGATGACGGCGATGCCGGAACTCGTCGCCTTCTTCCATTCGCTCGTCGGCCTTGCCGCCGTGCTGGTGGCGGGCAGCGCCTTCTTCGCGCCGCACGCCTTCGGCATCGGCGCGCCGGGGCACATCGAGGGCGGCAGCCTTTTTGAAATGTCGCTCGGCGCGGCGATTGGCGCGATCACCTTCACCGGCTCGATCATCGCCTTTCTGAAGCTCTCCGAGCGGATGAGCGGCAAGCCGATTCTTCTGCCCAACCGGCATACGATCAACATTGCCCTCGGCGTGGCGCTCGTCACGCTGATCGCGCTGTTCGTCGGCACGGAGAGCGGCTTCTGGCTGTTCCTCCTGATCCTCGTGTCCTTCACGCTGGGCGTGACGCTCATCATCCCGATTGGCGGCGCCGACATGCCGGTCGTCGTCTCCATGCTGAATTCCTATTCGGGCTGGGCGGCGGCGGGCATCGGCTTCACGCTGGGCAATCTCGCGCTGATCATCACCGGCGCGCTGGTCGGCTCCTCGGGCGCCATCCTCTCCTACATCATGTGCAAGGGGATGAACCGCAGCTTCATCTCGGTGATCCTCGGCGGCTTCGGCGGCGAGACGGTCGCCGCGGCGGGCGCCAAGGAGACGCGCAACGTCAAGCAGGGGTCGCCCGAGGACGCCGCCTATATCATGCAGAACTCCGGCAAGATCATCATCGTGCCGGGCTACGGCATGGCGGTGGCGCAGGCACAGCATGCGCTGCGCGAAATGGCGGATATGCTGAAGAAGGAAGGCGTCGAGGTGAGCTATGCGATCCATCCGGTCGCGGGCCGCATGCCGGGGCACATGAATGTGCTGCTCGCGGAAGCCAATGTCCCCTATGACGAGGTCTTCGAACTGGAGGACATCAACTCCGAGTTCGGACAGGCGGATGTGGCCTTTGTGATTGGCGCCAATGACGTCACCAATCCCGCGGCCAAGACCGACAAGAGCTCGGCGATCTACGGCATGCCGATCCTCGATGTGGAAAAGGCGAAGACCGTCCTCTTCCTCAAGCGCGGCATGGGCTCCGGATATGCGGGCGTGGAGAACGAGCTGTTCTTCCGTCCCAACACGATGATGCTCTTCGGCGACGCGAAGAAGACAGTCGAAGCGATCGTAAAGTCTCTGGGGCACTAG